The following are encoded together in the Ranitomeya imitator isolate aRanImi1 chromosome 4, aRanImi1.pri, whole genome shotgun sequence genome:
- the LOC138674376 gene encoding vitelline membrane outer layer protein 1-like — MSSILCSFLLLSVISGAFGERDYVVIGIPNGGSWGEWGPAEWCPCGFYAKGFSLKVEIKQKADDDTGLNGIRLHCLNKTDIHPNVKDEYIIKSAEGPWGEWSPTLWCPVGHLISFSMQVEPPRRGVDDTAANNVMFQCTDYEIMLGAGHSWGDYGRWSGKCMDGICGMKAKVERPQGSGDDTALNDVQFICCKK, encoded by the exons atgtcttccatcctctgctcgTTCCTGCTGCTCTCTGTCATCTCAGGAGCATTTGGGGAGAGGGATTATGTTGTTATAGGTATACCTAACGGGGGATCTTGGGGTGAATGGGGGCCCGCGGAGTGGTGTCCCTGTGGTTTTTATGCAAAAGGATTTTCTCTAAAG GTGGAAATAAAGCAGAAAGCTGATGATGATACAGGGCTGAACGGGATACGTCTCCACTGCTTAAACAAAACGGACATCCACCCGAACGTAAAAGATGAATACATCATCAAGTCAGCGGAAGGACC CTGGGGTGAGTGGAGTCCCACCTTATGGTGTCCGGTAGGACATCTAATTAGCTTCAGCATGCAAGTGGAGCCACCAAGAAGAGGCGTCGATGACACAGCAGCTAATAATGTAATGTTTCAGTGCACGGATTATGAGATCATGTTGGGAGCTGGCCATAGTTGGGGAGATTATGGCCGGTGGAGCGGAAAATGCATGGATGGAATTTGTGGCATGAAGGCCAAGGTGGAGCGCCCACAAGGCAGTGGAGATGACACGGCTCTCAATGACGTCCAGTTTATCTGCTGTAAGAAATAG
- the LOC138674738 gene encoding vitelline membrane outer layer protein 1 homolog, producing MLSKVLVLLLIVQTSQVLSNVISVSNGAQWGRWGEWAKCPNGSVAKGFSLKVDSQHIRGDDTAVNGIRLHCVKCKPPHDEKTITSEVGPWGDWKETKWCNYGILAKFSMRVEPNQEDGDDTAVNNFKFQCTDKVQQLEGRGLYWGDYGEWSETCSNGICGLKTKVQGNDKVPCKDNTALNDVQFLCCN from the exons ATGCTGTCGAAGGTCCTGGTCCTTCTGCTGATCGTGCAGACCAGTCAGGTCTTATCTAATGTCATCTCGGTCAGTAATGGGGCACAGTGGGGAAGATGGGGAGAATGGGCCAAATGTCCCAATGGGTCGGTGGCAAAAGGCTTCAGTTTGAAG GTGGACAGTCagcatataagaggagatgacacagctgTGAACGGAATCAGATTACATTGTGTTAAATGTAAACCTCCTCATGATGAGAAGACAATTACCTCAGAAGTGGGACC ATGGGGAGATTGGAAGGAAACTAAATGGTGTAACTATGGGATCCTTGCAAAATTCTCTATGAGGGTAGAGCCGAATCAGGAAGATGGAGACGACACGGCCGTCAACAACTTCAAGTTTCAATGCACCGATAAGGTTCAACAACTGGAAGGCAGAGGGCTCTACTGGGGCGATTATGGAGAATGGAGCGAGACCTGCTCAAATGGAATCTGCGGCCTCAAAACTAAAGTTCAGGGAAATGATAAAGTTCCCTGTAAAGATAATACTGCTCTCAACGATGTCCAGTTCTTGTGCTGTAACTAA